One genomic region from Engraulis encrasicolus isolate BLACKSEA-1 unplaced genomic scaffold, IST_EnEncr_1.0 scaffold_1340_np1212, whole genome shotgun sequence encodes:
- the LOC134442255 gene encoding transcription termination factor 1-like, producing AEVTVTPLQTSGEAAASHKPAKSKSEKPRKRAETSPATGTQPHTGKAPRTTRFDGLNKEAILQEIKEYIPNNRISLPSLAEFQKYDLPRFREFKKQGIPIRMGKFTQAETKRLKQNVKDYLALSGVESETNLFMPHLFPDGKDIIRQKRKLRFMKCLCEGIPRPSSSIRLRAREMYDPGYLLGRFTDEENQELLNLHKLHGHNWRLISEKIGRSLGSTRQRFHMICDGRGPWTEEEFRILLTSVRQHLLKRATPGEDGSIGSAVVRKVDLYKQLPWMNVSKQVQTRSWLHCRTKWMTYLTCKMRTGSVMKGRKTLESQIQLIKAINKMVVEDAADIVWDDLTHLFGNAHPAYLQMRFHQLKVAHVPGWNTMEDFCDVIDHLYEKTLPQLDEELKKCREEEEESTEERDSYRLSEIFPDL from the coding sequence GTGCAGAGGTGACTGTCACACCCCTGCAGACAAGCGGTGAAGCAGCAGCAAGTCATAAACCTGCGAAGAGCAAGTCTGAAAAGCCCAGGAAGAGAGCAGAGACATCACCTGCTACAGGCACACAGCCCCACACAGGCAAAGCACCAAGAACAACCAGATTCGATGGGCTGAACAAGGAAGCCATCCTGCAAGAGATCAAGGAGTACATACCTAACAACAGGATCTCTTTACCTTCCTTAGCCGAGTTCCAAAAGTATGACCTTCCTCGTTTCAGAGAATTTAAGAAGCAAGGAATCCCTATTCGGATGGGGAAGTTTACTCAGGCTGAGACCAAGCGTTTGAAACAGAATGTGAAGGACTACCTGGCTCTGTCAGGTGTAGAGAGTGAGACTAACCTCTTCATGCCCCATCTCTTCCCTGACGGAAAGGACATTATCAGGCAGAAGAGGAAGTTAAGATTCATGAAGTGTTTGTGTGAAGGGATACCACGGCCCTCCAGCAGCATACGATTGCGAGCGAGGGAAATGTACGACCCGGGTTATCTATTGGGAAGGTTCACAGACGAAGAGAACCAGGAGTTACTGAACCTGCACAAACTGCATGGGCATAACTGGAGGCTCATCTCAGAGAAAATCGGTCGCAGTCTAGGATCGACAAGGCAACGGTTTCACATGATTTGTGATGGTCGTGGGCCATGGACAGAGGAGGAGTTTAGGATCCTGCTGACAAGTGTGCGGCAGCATCTGCTGAAGCGGGCAACACCAGGTGAGGATGGCAGCATCGGCTCTGCGGTCGTCAGGAAAGTAGATTTGTACAAGCAACTTCCCTGGATGAATGTGAGCAAGCAGGTTCAGACTCGTAGTTGGCTCCATTGCAGGACAAAATGGATGACCTATCTGACATGTAAAATGAGAACCGGCAGCGTCATGAAAGGCAGGAAGACACTTGAGAGTCAAATCCAGCTGATCAAAGCGATTAACAAAATGGTTGTGGAAGACGCAGCAGACATTGTATGGGATGACCTCACTCATCTGTTTGGGAATGCACACCCGGCCTATTTACAGATGAGATTCCACCAGCTGAAAGTAGCCCATGTACCAGGATGGAACACCATGGAGGACTTCTGTGATGTCATCGACCACCTGTACGAGAAGACGCTTCCTCAACTGGATGAGGAGCTAAAGAAAtgccgagaggaggaggaggagtcaacTGAGGAGAGAGACTCCTATAGGCTGTCTGAGATCTTCCCTGACCTCTGA